The proteins below come from a single Gemmatimonadota bacterium genomic window:
- a CDS encoding Na+:solute symporter, which translates to MQLTSLDWSVIAAYGVIALTVGLYFARRAGSQTDQFFLGGRSMPWWLLGTSMVATTFSTDTPNLVTDLVRTGGVSQNWLWWAFLITGMCTVFFYAQLWRRSGVLTDIGFYELRYSGRPAAFLRGFRAIYLGVFFNVMIMATVTLAAIKIGGVVLGASKYEVVLVACTVTALYSATSGFWGVVVTDLLLFAIAMIGSFAAAYYAVIQPDVGGLSGLFANPALEGKLGLLPDFTDMRTATAVFIVPIAVQWWSTWYPGAEPGGGGYVAQRMLAAKDESHALKAALWFNIAHYALRPWPWIVVALASLIMYPTLESIQAAFPLVDPSIVRHDLAYPAMLVFLPSGLLGLVVASLAAAYMSTISTHLNWGASYIVDDCYRRFVAPAKDERHYVQVGRAATVGLIVLAGIVSLWLENALQAFQILLQIGAGTGLVFLLRWFWWRINVWSELSAMVLSFLVAIYFQFGHEALGFEPVDPSLQLVLGVLVTSVGWVTVTFLTPPAQPDTLRTFHELIKPMGPGWRGAGLGLEPDRDAQGPSAAFLAWFLACVVVYGALCGTGYALYGQVGLSTVCFGAAAAAAVGLFKTLPRVGVR; encoded by the coding sequence GCGCGCCGAGCCGGGAGCCAGACCGACCAGTTCTTTCTGGGTGGCCGCTCAATGCCGTGGTGGCTGCTGGGTACGTCGATGGTGGCGACGACCTTCTCCACGGACACGCCCAACCTCGTCACCGACCTGGTTCGTACCGGAGGCGTCAGCCAGAACTGGCTCTGGTGGGCATTCCTGATCACAGGGATGTGCACCGTCTTTTTCTACGCTCAGCTCTGGCGCCGCTCCGGAGTCCTGACCGATATCGGCTTCTACGAGCTCCGTTACTCGGGCCGACCGGCCGCGTTCTTGAGAGGATTCCGGGCCATCTACCTCGGCGTCTTCTTCAACGTGATGATCATGGCGACCGTGACGCTCGCCGCGATCAAGATCGGCGGCGTGGTGCTCGGGGCGTCGAAGTACGAGGTCGTGCTGGTCGCGTGCACTGTGACCGCCTTGTACTCGGCGACGTCTGGCTTCTGGGGCGTCGTCGTGACCGATCTTCTGCTCTTCGCCATAGCGATGATCGGCTCGTTCGCCGCGGCGTACTACGCGGTCATCCAACCAGACGTGGGAGGACTCTCCGGTCTGTTCGCGAACCCGGCGCTCGAGGGCAAACTCGGACTGCTCCCCGATTTCACCGACATGAGGACCGCTACCGCCGTTTTCATCGTGCCGATCGCCGTCCAGTGGTGGAGCACCTGGTATCCCGGCGCAGAGCCCGGAGGCGGTGGCTACGTCGCCCAGCGCATGCTCGCAGCGAAGGACGAGTCCCACGCGCTCAAAGCGGCCCTTTGGTTCAACATCGCGCACTACGCGCTGCGACCGTGGCCGTGGATCGTGGTCGCGCTCGCATCGCTCATCATGTATCCGACGCTCGAGTCGATCCAAGCGGCGTTTCCGCTGGTCGATCCGTCGATCGTCCGCCACGACCTCGCGTACCCTGCGATGCTCGTCTTCTTGCCATCCGGGCTGCTCGGTTTGGTCGTGGCCTCGTTGGCGGCGGCGTACATGTCGACGATCAGCACGCACCTCAACTGGGGGGCGTCGTACATCGTCGACGACTGCTACCGGAGATTCGTCGCCCCCGCCAAGGACGAGCGGCACTACGTGCAAGTCGGGCGTGCCGCGACGGTGGGGCTGATCGTGCTCGCGGGCATCGTATCGCTGTGGCTCGAGAACGCGCTCCAGGCGTTCCAGATCCTGCTACAGATCGGAGCGGGAACTGGGCTGGTTTTCCTGCTGCGCTGGTTCTGGTGGCGCATCAACGTGTGGAGCGAGCTGTCGGCGATGGTGCTCTCGTTCCTCGTCGCGATCTACTTCCAGTTCGGACACGAAGCGCTCGGATTCGAGCCTGTGGACCCATCGCTTCAACTCGTGCTCGGCGTGCTCGTCACTTCGGTGGGCTGGGTGACCGTGACGTTTCTCACCCCTCCGGCACAGCCGGACACTCTGCGGACTTTCCACGAGCTGATCAAGCCGATGGGCCCGGGTTGGCGAGGAGCTGGCCTCGGACTGGAGCCGGACCGCGACGCCCAGGGCCCGAGTGCGGCCTTCCTCGCCTGGTTCCTGGCGTGCGTCGTGGTGTACGGCGCACTGTGTGGGACGGGGTACGCGCTGTACGGCCAGGTAGGTCTATCGACCGTCTGCTTCGGTGCCGCTGCCGCCGCGGCCGTGGGGCTTTTCAAGACACTCCCGCGTGTGGGTGTGCGCTGA